The genomic region AATCAGCATGGACGGGAAAGGCCGGGCTATGGACAATATATTCATCGAACGGCTGTGGCGCAGTGTGAAGTATGAAGAAATATATGTAAACGAGTATCGATCCGTTGATCAGCTACGTAAGGCACTGAAAAAATATTTTAATTTTTACAACCATGAACGACCTCACCAGAGTTTTAATGGACAAACTCCAGCCGAAATATATTATGGTGAAAATCAGTTGAGGTTGGTGGGATGACAAATCGGGCTAAAAGAGGAAGTTTGCCCGATTATATTGGGGGCCAGCCCCCAAGCCCCCGGGATTTAACGCATAAGAGACCAATGCATGATGAAAGGCAGTGCCAGAGCTACCTGACACTGCCCCATGCTTCGGTCACCAGTTGCGGCGCTCAGGTTGCTTCCCAGCATTGCCCTATCCTCCGAACGGGTATGGGGATAGTATCAAAATCAATTAACATTACAAGTTGCCAGTCATCAAAATTTAAAAAATTGAGATTGAAAAGGGTATCCAAAAATTGGGGAAAAATTGCTTGAATAATTTATCCAAAATTGACGCTTAAATTGAGTGAAAAACTGTCTTGACATTGGGGTCCACTATACATTGCGCTATGGTGTTCTATGGCGAAAAAGAAGCAAGGGAACACAAAGCTCAAAAGGAAATCGTTGGGTTGAACGAATATTGTCATTTAAACAGACCTGCTCGATCCTGGCTCTGGATTCTTTCCCTTTGCTGGTAAAGCTCATGGATTCATTTTTCAAAGAGCAAGAGCCGGATATTTCTTGGCTCTGATAA from Bacteroidota bacterium harbors:
- a CDS encoding integrase core domain-containing protein, translated to ISMDGKGRAMDNIFIERLWRSVKYEEIYVNEYRSVDQLRKALKKYFNFYNHERPHQSFNGQTPAEIYYGENQLRLVG